The nucleotide sequence agctcctgAGTGGCCAGGGTCACATCCTTGCTCAAAAACAGGGAGAGGAGTTTCCAGGCAGGAACTGTGTCTCCCATGGGTGAGGGCTTGAACCCAAACAGAGTTTTTGCTTTTTCCGTTGTATTTCTCCTTTTGCACTTTCTGCTCACTGGTGCAGCATGTCCTGGTCCCCGCAGCCCGGGCAGTGGCTGCttggctgggcactgggcagggcacagagtgtccccagcccaggggctcgGTCCCAGTCAGATGTGGTGGCTCAtccctcctgtgtcccctctgaTGGGTTTTCCAGCTCCACTGCAGGACAACAGCTTCTCCTGTGACTGCCCAGGCTCCGGCTCTGCACGAGGGTTCCCAGCTCCATGAtgtgcctcctcttcctctcccagggctggagcagatgGGTGGGGGGTGGACAGGGCAGGGGCAAGGGAAAGGGCTCTGCTGGGGGGTGAGGCAGTGGTGGGAGAGGGCTGGTGGTCACAGCCCGTGTTGGGGACAGGCCTGGGGTCCCCTTGGCCACTGCAGTGTCCTCTTCCACCCCCGTGCCAGGGGCTGTCCCCTGGGCCCCCCAAGCTGCCACCCTGGCTCCAGCCAGCCCCCGGGGGCTTCGCTGCACCTCCTGGCTCGGTGGCACCTGTAAGACGTAACCTGCAATAATTTTTTATCAGAAAACATAATTTATGAGCAATTCAacctcccccagccctccctcctgcagtgTTTCCCCTGGCCAGAagctcctgcctggccctggAGCGTGGCCGGGGCCCTCCTGAGCTGGCTCCATCCTGGGTGCTGGGCAATGATCGGGGCAGGAAACGGcttaagatattttaaaaactttattATTGGCCCGATGAGATTTGACACACATGCTGGGAGCTGTATGGAAATCAGCACTGataaaaaatacagcaattaTGACCCGTATTGAGAAAATAGACCATGTAAGAAGAGCCTTTCTATTAAAAAAGTTACCCAAGCCACAGCTCTGTCCTTATCCGCCCTGGGGGCCGGGACCTGCGGCGCCATAGACCAAACCTGGGGTGTGGGGTGGGGGCTGCACCAGCACCCCTGGGTGCCAGGGGCTGAGCAAACACCCCCCAGTGTTGGGGAGTGCAGGGAAGGGGGGATCAGGGGGTAGGAGGGTGGGTACTGAGGGAAGGGAACCCTGGGAGCATCCCAGTCCTGCatgggcagcagccctgggtgctgcacCCCTGGTCAGGGAAGGGGGTGGCCCTCCTGTTgtaaaggagaaggaaaaagcttGGGAGAATTGGGGTGGGGGGGTTACAGGCCAGGTGGGGGCTTGaataaaacactgaaataagCACTAACTGCTTAGTAGGGGGGAGGAACTAGCATGGGGGTATGGGGTGGCGTGGCCACCCTGGGGCTGATGTTGGGGTCCCCCACAGTCCTGGGCTAGGGAACAGCCCCTGGCCCCCACAACAGCACCCTGAGCACCGAGGGCACtccagctgggacacagctccaggctgggctggccatGGGAGAGGGCGGGAGAAGGGTGGGTCAGTACGGGGAcacctctgccagcactggtgccaggctgggctggggacaggctcAGCCCATGGgtcctgctgccagagctgcgTCCAGCCCAGGGTGGGATCCTCTGTGGCATGGAGCAGAACCCCGGGCACCAGCCCCATCCCACGtgggggctgtctgtgcagtgTCCCTCATCCCCCTACACAGGAGCCAGGACAGGGGcaggggctcaggggggacATTTCTCACCTCAGGGTTTGGTCTATAGACCCCAAAAGGAACCAGCCCTGAATTCAAGGTTTCGCTCAGCTCCGCTTACTTCTATTTCCTTCCGGAAGCTGGAATTGCACAATTATCCTAAGCCTCGAatgaattttagaaaaaaaaaaaaaaaaaacaaaacaaagaaagaaacaaacaaaaaaaacccaaaacaacaaagaacCACGAGCgcgcccccctcccccccctccccaatAAGTCTCTTTGGCAGCAATAACTTAAAATCGCATCAATGTGGGTTCAGTCAACAGcaagttttggttttggggtggggttggggttttttagtaattttgtttaaatacaaaaatagtCAGGTTGACGGGTCCCGGTGGGGGATACCCCCCCCACAACCAGCCCTCCACATGCTGCTCCTCGCTACAATGGGCAGGGGTCCCAGCAGTCCTCAGGGTCCCCAGCTGGGACTGATCCCTGCAAACCAAGGGAGGGGAGCTCCAAAGCCATGGGGACCACACTCTGGGTAGCTGGTGGCACCCCTGGCACAGGAAGTGACATCCAGactggcagcagccagtggcccCTTGGTCAGGAATGTCATGGAGTGCCTCTGGGGCAGCCATGGGGCCGCTGTGGGACAGCTGTGGGACAGCCAAGCTGCCACAAGGTGCAAGactgagcacagggcacagggagggggaCAGCCCGGGGGAGAAGGGGTGTGGGGACAAACTGCCTCGGGGAGCACATGTAGGCAAGAAGCCAAGGGGGAACTTCACTGGGGAGGACACTCCGCAAATGTTAGCAAGGTCAGGGCACTACCCTTGAAACgctataatttatatatatatatgtatatatatatatatataagtgtCTATTTTACACGCACGCTCACAGCCACCCGCACACGCGCACGGCGTCACCGTCACCCACCGCCTGGCCCCGCGGGGgccgcgccggccccgctcccacTCGAAGCAGCAAACGAGTTCCTTGTGATAAAATCTGCCTAAAAACTGCCGAGCGGGGTCTGGGAGCCCACGGGCGGCccccgcgccggccccgccggcccgcgccgccccgcTGCCAGGGCAATGCCGGCTGCGTCCCGCGGGCTCACTCCCGGTCACCGTCTTCGCTGCTGCCTGCAACGAGCAGAGAGAGCCTTCAGAGGGTCCCGGACCCCCACGGGACAGCCAGCCCTTCGCAGGGGTGAGCGTCCCcatggggcacagggacacggcgTCCCGTGGCTGCCAGCGTGGATGGCACTGGGACACGGCCGCACTGGGCACCCACAGAGTGGCATCCCGAGGGGGACTCACCTCCTATGGAGTCCATGTCCGAGTCGGAGACGTGGGTGATGGAGAACCGGGACACCGGGGCGGGTGAGACCGTGAACCGGGAGAACTGGATGGGCAGCACCTGTTTCTGCGCTGGCACCAGGGCGGGCACGGCCGCGGGGGGCTCTGCCGGCGTCCCCGGCAGCGCGGCCACCAGGGACTGCTTCACTGGCATCAGTGGGAAGTCGTCGTCCCACTCGAAGCCACCGCCTGGGATACAAAGTGAGGGGGCTGAGTCCACTGTGAGCCCCACAACCTCTAACCCCATCACCCCATAAGTGGCCCTCCATCATGCCATAACTGCTGTCCCCATCACCCTATAACTGCCTCTCCATGACCCCAtaactgctgccaccaccccacAATCACCAGCCCCACGAGCTCCTGGTCTCTTACTCTCTTCCGAGGCGTTGCCGTCCGAAGAGTCGTCAGAAGCTCCGAGCCTGtccgtggggctgggggggctgccaCTGGCAGGGGGCTGCCCCGAAGGCGAAGGGGGCTGCCCCGAAGGCAGGGTGGGCTCTGGGAAGCTCTGCTCAGCCAGCTCCCGCGTGGGGCTTTCCTGAGGATGGGGAAACAGGAAGGAACCTCAGTGGGGGCTCGGCTAGAGACGGCTCCCATCACCAAAATGACATGGAGGCATGCACAGTACCTGGCTCTGTCCCCCAGAGCACCCACCTGGTCGAAGAGGTAGATGGTCACATCGTCGTAGAAGGAGACGGCCTTTTTCTTGCGCTCCAGGTCCTCGCAGAAGGACTCGGACAGCAGGCTGGGCATCTTGAGGAGGCTGCGCAGGTTCCGGCCGCTGTGGCTCTCGGCCACCACGATGGGCACGGCCGCCGGCTCCTCCTCGCTCTCCTCGCTCTGCTCCTGGATGTTGTAGCAGCGCAGCTCCTCATCCGACTCGTCGCTGTCTTCtgtgtcctcctcctcctcctctggctCCTCGCGGCGCTCGGgggcagccggggccggggagAGACCCGGCGGTGATTCACCCCCAGGGACCAGAGTGCTGGGACCCCCTGGCGCGTCACCTGCCCCAGACCcctccaggggcagcccctgctccccaaGCCCCAGAGCAGGGGTCACAGTCTGTTTGTCCCCCACTGTGGCCCCCCCAAGTCCAGAGAGGCCCTCGGACACGCAGGTCCCTCCAACAGCTGATGGCTCCCCAGGGCTCACTGGCACTGGGGTCAAGAGGAAAGTCTTGGGGGTGACAGAGCCTGGGGGACAGGTGTCTGTGTCAGGGCGCGGGGGGCTGCCCGGCACCAGCCCCGTGCCAGCGGGGCTCTGCTCGGTGCCAGGCACCTGCTCCGGTGAGCTCCCGGCCCCTGTCGCCACCCAGTCCCCCTCCAAAGCCACCGCCGCTGCCGTGGGCACCACCACCGCGACGCCAGGCGCTGCCGGGGGGCTGCCGGGTGCCCCCGGCGGGTGCAGCGGGTCCTCTCCTCGCCCTATGTCCTGCAAAGGGGAGCGGGGACCCTCCTCTGCCTCCGGCGTGCGGGACCCATCGCTGTCCCCCTCGTCCTTGTGGCCGCGCTCGGCCTCGGCGTCGCAGTCAGAGAAATAGGCAGAGTCGCGGTAGGGGCTCTTCTCGGCCAGGTCGGCCGGCTCGGGCCCCGGGCCGCTGGGCAGCCGCGTCTCGGGGGCCGCAGCCTCGCCCTCGccccccggcagccccgggggcGGCTTGCCCAGCTGGCTGAAGGCCTCGGGCTCTCGGGGCTCGTGGGGCTCCTTGAGGACGAACTCGGGGGACTCGTTGTTCTCGGTGTCGTAGCCGCTGTCGAGGGCCCGGGCCTGGCCGGCGGGCGCGAAGGCGCCGGGGCTGAGCACCTCGCAGGAGCTGGCCGTGGAGGGGATGTCCAGCGACTCCAGCGAGTCCGGCGTCCCCACCTGCTTCTGCAGGGACCTGAGCGCCGGGGCCGCCTCCGCCCGCTCCGTGTATTCTCCGGAGAAGTCGGTGAAGACGCCGGAGGTCAGCTCGGCCGTGTCCTCGTCGCTGCCCTCGTCCGCGCtggggaagctgctgctggagaaggtcTTGTCCGGCGTCCGGTCGGCGTCGCTGGCGGCACAGGCGCCGCTCTCGGCCGCGGCCTCCGCGGGCGCCTCGGCGGGCTCCGCTGCGGGCTGGGCGCCGTCCGCGCCGGGCTCGCCGGGGGggccggggctcggggcggCCGTGCCAGCCATGGGGGAGGCGGCttcccccggccccgcggcggcggggggcagcgggctgcgggcagggctgtccccggCCGAGCTCTCCTCAGGGTGGGCATCGCGCGGGGCCCCCGGCGCAGgtggcggggccgcggcggggcccCAGGGCGCGGCGGGGCTCTCCGCCAGCGTGCCGGGCTGCGCGGGGCCGCAGGGTGATGAGTCACGGCCGTGCCAGGCCTGCCGCCGCGGGGAGGGCGAGCGGCACGGGGAGGAGGAGCCGCCGGCCATGGCGGGGGGCTGATCCTGCCGCGGGCGGAGGAAGTCGTGTCCCGGCGGGGAccccccgagctggggctgcccgcGGGGCACCGTGCCCAGCGGCTTGGCCATGAGCCCGCGGAAGGTGATCATGCGGCGGTAGCACCAGCTGTCGCCGGCCGGGGGCTCGCGGGGGCTGCCGCTGCCGATGTTGTTGTTGGAGGAGCTGTTGGAGGCCCACGGCTGGCGCTGAGGCGGGGGGCTGGCAGCGGCGGGGTGGGGGGCGCTGGGGGGGCTGTCCTCGCCCAGCTCCAGCGCCACGCAGTCCGGCGGGGCCCCGCTCGGGCCCGCTGCGCCCCCGTACCCCGGCGGGCTGTAGGCGCAGTTCCCCGACGGCGAGACGCCCAGCGGGTCGGCAAAGACACCGGGCTGGAAGGCGGGGACGGGCCAGTCCTGGCCGCCCGGCTGGGGgggctcctcctccagcaggtACCCCTCGGCCCCGTGGCTGGGGGACGGCTCGTAGCCCCGCGGCTCCTGCCCGGGGCAGGGGTAGGGGTAGTACTCGGCGCACTCCCAGGAGCCCTCGGCCGCGGGTGCGTGGCCCAGCAGCGGCTCCATGCTCAGGGACACGGTGGGGCTGCCCGACTCCGAGTCGTAGGTGCCGCCGCTGCGGCCGCCCTGGGCTCTCCAGCAGGCCGGGGGCCGCAGAGCGCCCTGCTCGCCCGCCGGGCTGTAGGTGCACATGGCGTAGTCCAGCTCGGCGCTGCCCTCGCCGGGGCCCTCGATGCGGATGTAGTACTCGCTGcccagagaggggctgtgggcGCCCAGGATGGGCACCACGCCGGGCGCCGGCACCCCGGGGCAGCCGGACGCCTTGCACTCGTAGCAGGATGGGGACacccccaggctgagccccgccGTCGTGGCCGGGTAATAGAGGTCGTGGTAGCGGGCGGCgctgctggggctcagggaCCCCAGGGGGGCCTGGAAGTGCTCAGTCTTGGTGTGCTCCCACTTGTACTCGAAGTTGAGGCCGTGGCTGGTCTCCATGACGGTGAGGATGTCGTCCCCGTCCGAGGGGAACCCGTCGGCCGAGAACTGCTCCAGCAGCGGGAAGGACGAGAGCTCGGGGCCGTGGTGGCTGCCGCTGGCGCTGCCGTTGGGTTTCATGGAATTCCAGCGCTTCTCGAAGTCCTCCTCGGCCTCCGTGGCCCCCTTGGCGCACAGGTAGGACAGCAGCAGGTGCACCTCCTCGGCCGTGGGACGCTGCTcgggctgcagccagcagaacTGCATCACCTCGTACCTGCCATGGGGAGCGGCCAGCGTCAGCCCGGCCCCCGCCCGTGCCGcggggcaggggaagggggcACCTCGGGCTCCTCACCAGCGCTCCGACAGCGACAGCTTCAGCTGGGGCTTGggcagcttcagctgctgctccttgaTGGCGTAGGCCAGCACTTGGCGGTCAGAGTAGTGGTCGTAGGGCTGGCTGCCCAGCTCAAACAGCTCCCAGATGGTGACGCCCAGCGACCTGCGGGCATGGCAccatgctgggggtgcagggagaCCCCACCCTGCCCCGGAATGTcgaccccaaaaccaccccagtgCATCCCGTGAGGCTgcagccccctgtgccccccagagCCGCTCACCAGACGTTGCTGGCCTTGGTCTGGTCCACCACGAGCAGGTTGCCATGCACCTCGTCGATGAGCTCGGGCGCGATCCAGCGCAGCGGCACCCACAGCTGGTCGGCCGTCACGAAGTAGTCGTCCTGCCAAGTGTGCAGGGTCAGTACGAGAAGAGAACGTCAATCCATGGCGTCAGGGACCGGCCACACcgcggcactgccaccccccaCCCTCCATCGCTGCCCCCCGTGCCCCTTGTGCCCCCACATCTGCCCCCGGCCTGTCCTACACTGCTCCTGGCACCTACTGTCCCCTGTtgcctcccctccttcccccctctgcccctctgctccccacccGAGCCCCTCCAGACCCCCAGTTCAgcagtcccagctctgcaggagctgtgggcaaACTGGAGAAGGACAGAGACACAAATGGACGggtgggctgtgctggcagctgcctgcagggtCCTGTGCCTGGCAGAGGGGCACGTCTGGACCAGCCTAGGCAGTGTCACCACATTGGGTGGGTGCCAGGGCACACCGGGTGGCACTCAGAGTCCCTCACAGGGTGGTCTGAacccccctgcaccccagcaAACACAGGGGTGCCCCGAcactgctggggaggggggatgTGTGCGTGAGGGTGGGGGAAGGCTCAGTGGGGTCTGTGCCAGGGCGGGTGTGCGTGGGGGTACCGCGGGATGCCAgcgcgcagcccctgccccctcCTCCCTCCAACCAGCCTTACTTTGTACTTGCAGTGCGAGAGCCCGTAGTCCCCGATCTTCACGGTGAGGTCGGCGGTGAGGAGGCAGTTCCGCAGGGCCAGGTCGCTGCCAAGCAAACCCGGGGCTGTCACCGGCACCGAGAGCGCGGGGAGCACCCACCGGGGAgcggctgcggcggcggcggggccgttCCCCGCCCGGCTCCGGGCGTGCCCGTAACGCGGCTCTCAGTGCACAGCAGGAATGCCTGCCCGGCCCCAGCTGCGCCGCTGTCCGTCCGTCCATCCGTCACACGCCGAGCCAAGCAGAAGGCGGCTGTTCCCGGGCAACGTGAGCCCTGGCACGGGGCCGGGCTCCCGGGCGGCTGCCCCGGCTCTGGGCGGGTCACGCAGCCGGGCACAGGCAggaccctgctgctgcagggaccaCCAGGGCTGCGCTGCCCTAAAGGAGTCCCTCTGCGGGCCCCACGTCCCCCTCCCACAGCTCGAGCACCCTCGTGGGgacccacctgcagagccaggatcgGGTGGGGACGCTCCGGTGGCCCCCGATGGCAGCACGCCCCCTCCTCAACAAAATCACTGATGCTGGAGTCTCCATCTGCAACTCACTCAGCACCAGGATATTGTtgggcaggaggagcagtggTGGGGCAGGAGCACTGGCACCTCGGGAACCCCCCTGCAGACCCCACACTGCTCCCCCGGAATGCAGGACAGCCTACCTGTGGATGTAGTTGTTCCTGTGCAGGTGCAGGACGCCGCAGGCCACCTCGCACGCCATCCTCTGCAGGGTCAGCAGGTCGGGGGTCATGGCCTCGGCCCCCCGGCAGCTCCGCAGGTACCCCTTCAGGTCACCCTGCGGGCAGTGCCACTGTCACCCTCGTGCCCAGCGCCCGAGGGCACCGcgggcagcaggcacagggactCACCAGCGGGCAGAACTCCATCACCAGCAGGTACGGGGTGACCTCGGCGCACTgggccaggcactgcagcaggtTGGTGTGCTGGAGGGCTCTGTGTGGGCACAGCAACGGGGGCGTTTGTGCACTGccaccctgcctgtgctgggactggCATGGGAGGGGCAGTGCAGCCCCCCAGAGCCATCACCCTTCCCGTGCCAGGGGAATggcagctgtccccaggagccATCGTCCTGCTGCACCGGGGCTGCCACAGGGGCTGCCGGGAGCGGGTACCAGCACGTCCCAGCGCCCGCGATGTGTCACAAAGGGACATTtgttcagctgtgctggggcaggagcagccccgtgccccccctgcttggcccagctctgcccatgaCCTCACTGCTGCCCCATGGCATGGCTgtggcccctcacagccccggTCCTGCCACGATGTAGGGACAGAActgtgctgccccagagcaAGGGGCAGCCACGGCTCTGCCCGGCAGCTGAAGGTGACATGGAGTGGATCTGCTCCCATGCCACAGCAACCTCACTGCCAGCACTGTGGAGTGACCCCAGAGGTACCTGTAGGGCTGTGCTTCTTCCAGGAACTGCATCTGGTCCTGCACACTGGCACTCGCCTTCAGCTCCTTCACCACCACCTGGGTGCTGCTGATGCCCGAGTTCACCTCCCCCAGGAACACCTGGTGTGAGGGACAGGCTCGTTCCTCCAtccacaccccaaacccccctggcaCAGCCGAGGCCCCCCATCCCACCGGGGTGGGGTGTCCAGGGGTCCCTGGCCCCGGGCTCACCTTGCCGAACCAGCCATGGCCGATCTCCTTCAGGTACAGCAGGCTCTGCCGCCCCAGGTCCGCCGACTTGAGGAGCTGCACTGTAACAGAGCCCATCCAGCTGCCCGCGTGTCCCCCTGCCCACACCTCCCCCTGCCCATCTGCCCGAGCTCCCCACCAGTCCCAGCCAAGCCCTGCTGTCCTCACCGTGCCACCTGGTGCCAGGCCTTCTGCCACCCCAGGATGCTCCGGAGCACCCATCCCCAGGAGTCCTGCATCCCAGGCATCCTCGTCTCCAGGCATCCTCCCACGATCAGGGGACGTGGGGTATCAGTGTCCCCgagcaggatggcagcagagctggctccctGCCCCTTCTCCTCCGCAGGgtgtgcagagctgagcccggcacagcgcTGGCATTtagccccctcccagcccccccgGCACAGTCCAGCCCCTCGGGAGCCCGTGCCAAGGGCAGGCAGCAATGGGACCATTGTTGGTCCTTTCTGCCCCCCCAGCTGTGGCCATTCTTTGGGCAGGGAGTGACACGGGGTGGGAGGGGGCACAACCAGGCACCCCCCACATTCCTCTCCTACTCAGGGCCTTGTTTACATGGGACCAGGACTCGTGGATGTCACCGCTCAGGGTGGCCGTGTCCTGTCCCACCCCGTGCTGCTCCCCCGGGCTGGGACACGCAAGTGCCTGGAGGCAGGGACAAGGGACCCTCGCACAGGGGGACCCTGCAGCATTCCCCAGGGACTGCGGCTGCCTGTCCcttgccagggctctgctggagctgtccctccactgcaggggacacccagcatccccaaatccccccatgCCCAGTGATGAGAGACCCCAACCGCAGCATGCAGgggtcctgccctgcccaggcttACCTGAGCGCCCCGGCTGCttggccatgggcagggacaccttggtGAGGGGCAGGACATAGACCTCGGGGCCATGCTGGGGGGCAGGCGAGCCCTGGGCCGACAGCTCTGTCACGTAGTCGTCCCCCTCGGCGTTCTCAAACTCCTGGTTCAGGGCGCAGGGGGGTGACACACCGAGTACGACAACTGACCCCCTGGGCTCCCCACTGCTCTAGTGCCCCACACACCCCTCTGCCCCGACAGGCTCATGGGGGCCCCAAAATGCCCCCCTCCCTGCACACAACCCTGCCCGCCCTCGGGGGAGGCACACCCCCCCCACCAGCCATGCCATTACCTGTCTGCTCCACCCCGGCAGCCCCCGGCTCCCAAAAGCCGCCCGGGCGAGCAGGTAGGTGACGGTGAGCATCTCGccgtgccaggctgtgcctcaTGGCGCTGCCGACCCCCCCGGCACCGCACCGTGTGCCATGTGCCACCGCGGGCCACGCGCGGACACCGGCCCGGCCGCTCGCACATAAATAGGGGTGCGGGGGCACCAGGGGGTCACTGTCCCCCCCGGCACGGCGAGGTGCTCCGGCGGTGTGGGACGTTACACAACACCCGGCGTGTCCCCCCAGCCTGAC is from Passer domesticus isolate bPasDom1 chromosome 20, bPasDom1.hap1, whole genome shotgun sequence and encodes:
- the AATK gene encoding serine/threonine-protein kinase LMTK1; translation: MGRFPAAAAAMAAAFLSPSLAFSSHFDPDGTPLSELSWSSSLAVVAVSFSGLFTFIFLMLACLCCKKGDIGFKEFENAEGDDYVTELSAQGSPAPQHGPEVYVLPLTKVSLPMAKQPGRSVQLLKSADLGRQSLLYLKEIGHGWFGKVFLGEVNSGISSTQVVVKELKASASVQDQMQFLEEAQPYRALQHTNLLQCLAQCAEVTPYLLVMEFCPLGDLKGYLRSCRGAEAMTPDLLTLQRMACEVACGVLHLHRNNYIHSDLALRNCLLTADLTVKIGDYGLSHCKYKDDYFVTADQLWVPLRWIAPELIDEVHGNLLVVDQTKASNVWSLGVTIWELFELGSQPYDHYSDRQVLAYAIKEQQLKLPKPQLKLSLSERWYEVMQFCWLQPEQRPTAEEVHLLLSYLCAKGATEAEEDFEKRWNSMKPNGSASGSHHGPELSSFPLLEQFSADGFPSDGDDILTVMETSHGLNFEYKWEHTKTEHFQAPLGSLSPSSAARYHDLYYPATTAGLSLGVSPSCYECKASGCPGVPAPGVVPILGAHSPSLGSEYYIRIEGPGEGSAELDYAMCTYSPAGEQGALRPPACWRAQGGRSGGTYDSESGSPTVSLSMEPLLGHAPAAEGSWECAEYYPYPCPGQEPRGYEPSPSHGAEGYLLEEEPPQPGGQDWPVPAFQPGVFADPLGVSPSGNCAYSPPGYGGAAGPSGAPPDCVALELGEDSPPSAPHPAAASPPPQRQPWASNSSSNNNIGSGSPREPPAGDSWCYRRMITFRGLMAKPLGTVPRGQPQLGGSPPGHDFLRPRQDQPPAMAGGSSSPCRSPSPRRQAWHGRDSSPCGPAQPGTLAESPAAPWGPAAAPPPAPGAPRDAHPEESSAGDSPARSPLPPAAAGPGEAASPMAGTAAPSPGPPGEPGADGAQPAAEPAEAPAEAAAESGACAASDADRTPDKTFSSSSFPSADEGSDEDTAELTSGVFTDFSGEYTERAEAAPALRSLQKQVGTPDSLESLDIPSTASSCEVLSPGAFAPAGQARALDSGYDTENNESPEFVLKEPHEPREPEAFSQLGKPPPGLPGGEGEAAAPETRLPSGPGPEPADLAEKSPYRDSAYFSDCDAEAERGHKDEGDSDGSRTPEAEEGPRSPLQDIGRGEDPLHPPGAPGSPPAAPGVAVVVPTAAAVALEGDWVATGAGSSPEQVPGTEQSPAGTGLVPGSPPRPDTDTCPPGSVTPKTFLLTPVPVSPGEPSAVGGTCVSEGLSGLGGATVGDKQTVTPALGLGEQGLPLEGSGAGDAPGGPSTLVPGGESPPGLSPAPAAPERREEPEEEEEDTEDSDESDEELRCYNIQEQSEESEEEPAAVPIVVAESHSGRNLRSLLKMPSLLSESFCEDLERKKKAVSFYDDVTIYLFDQESPTRELAEQSFPEPTLPSGQPPSPSGQPPASGSPPSPTDRLGASDDSSDGNASEESGGFEWDDDFPLMPVKQSLVAALPGTPAEPPAAVPALVPAQKQVLPIQFSRFTVSPAPVSRFSITHVSDSDMDSIGGSSEDGDRE